The window AATTATTGATTTTAACAAGGCTTATAATCCTTATTGCGCTTTTAGCGACGGGTACCGTTGTCCTGTTCCACCTGAAGAAAATAATGTTGAGGTAGCAATTAAAGCAGGCGAAAAATTGTATTCAGGAGAGAAGAAACATAAAAAGTAGAAGTTAAATCTTTTTTTTACCACAAAGACACGAAGAGCACAAAGTAAAAAAAGTTTATTAACCGCAAGAGTTCGATTATTATAGATCAAAGATTGGTTCGACCAAATCTGAATACTAACTAAGCCCTACCACCACCTCTCCGTTTTGCTTTAGAACCGGCCTAGTCTAGGTTTCGGGATGCACCAATTGCCCAAACCGGTAACTTCAATAGAAATCTAGCCAGCCGGAAGTTATTAATTGTTATTTATTGCTTTTAATTGTATTAATGACCTCGCAAAGGACTCGGTATTGTTTCTTTTTGTTTTTCAAAAGAAATTGAGGCCTCCCGGCCAAGAGGGTTCCAAATAATGAAGCTCTAATCCAAAATGAAGTTCTGATTACTCTAGCTCGAAAAGCAAATTCTTCGCAGACTACCAATGACAGCATCATCACGGGTTGTTATCCCAACTCTTATGTTTTCTTTTAGAACTGAACTCACAAGATGACGACCGTTTTTGAATGTCATAATTAGTTTTCCTAGCGCGTTTTACACAGCGCATTAAAATTCCCGCCTTTGCGGGAATGACGGGAACGGATTATTCAAAAATCAATAAATCTTTGGAAATTTATTTGGATTCGCATCATGCATCATTTCATAAATTATCTCAATAACATCATCAACAGATGGCTTGCTAAAATAATCGCCATCAGAACCGAAAGGTGGGCGATGTGCCTTAGCTGTTAATGTTCTTGGCTGACCATCAAGGTGAAAATATCCTTTCTGACCTTCCAATACCTGCTGTAATATATATGCTGATGCACCACCTGGAACATCTTCATCAACAATCAATAATTTGTTCGTTTTTGCTAATGATGTACCACAAACATTTGTAATATCAAATGGTAATAAAGTTTGAGGATCAATTATTTCAACAGAAATACCAAAAGCAGCTAACTCTTCTGCTGCTTCCTGTACTATCCTTAAAGTAGAGCCATAAGAAATAACAGTAATATCCGCTCCCTCTTCTAAAACTTCAGCATAACCCAGTGGAATGGTAAAATCGCCAACATTCTCAGGCAATTTTTCTTTTAATCGATAACCATTCAAGCATTCTATTACAACAGCAGGTTCATCAGCCCTAAAAAGCGTATTGTACATACCCGATGCTTGCGTCATATTTCGTGGAACACAAAGATGAATTCCTCTTAACGAGCCTAACAGCATGCTTATTGGCGAACCCGAATGCCACACGCCTTCTAATCTGTGGCCCCTTGTACGGATAATTACTGGCGCTTTTTGAATGCCTTTTGTTCTATAAGATAGCGATGCTAAATCATCACTTAGTACGTTTAAAGCAAAAATTAAATAATCCAAGTATTGTATTTCGGCAATTGGCTTTAAACCACGCATGGCCAAGCCTATCCCCTGACCCATAATGGTCATTTCACGAATACCAGTATCTGTTACACGTAATTCACCATATTTTGCCTGCAAGCCTGCAAAACCTTGATTTACGTCACCAATATTTCCTAAATCTTCCCCAAAGGCTACTAAACGTTGATCACGAGCAAAATTTTCATTAAAACAGGCATTAAGCACCTCTCTGCCATCAACCATTTTAGAAAGATCATTGTACACGGCATCAATTACAGGAATCATTTTCGGACTATCCTTGCCATCCGTATGAAGCTTCGAGTTGTAACGATCAAAATTAATTGCGGCCTGTGTTTGGTACCATTTAATTAGCTCATCTCGCTCTGCGGATTTATTATTTGCTGATAACCTGATGGACTTCCTCGCAGCAGAAAAAACTTCTTTACGCTGCGCATCAGCTGTAGATGCTAAGTGAGAAGCTATTTTACTTAATTCAGGTTGATTTTTAGCCAAAGCGGAAATCAAATCAACCACTTGTTTTTGTTCAGGTTTTATACTATCAAGAAACTCATTCCAAGCTTCTTTTTGTGCGTTTCTAACAAATATTTTAGCCTGTTTTTCTACATCGGCAATCTCTTCTTCTGTTGCGATGGCAGATTCGAGCATCCATTCACGCATTTTTAGAATGCAATCATGTTCACTTTCCCAGGTTAATCTGTCTTTTGATTTATAACGTTCATGAGAGCCTGAAGTAGAATGACCTTGAGGCTGTGTTAATTCGGTAACATGAATAAAAACAGGCACATGTTCCGCTCTACAAATGTTTATCGCGGTCTCATAAACTTCGCATAAAGCGGGATAATCCCAACCTTTAACCTTATATATTTCGTAACCTGGATTTTTTTCATCCCGTTGGAAACCTTTTAAAACCTCAGATATATCTTCTTTGGTAGTTTGATATTTAGCAGGAACTGATATGCCATAAGCATCATCCCAAATGGAAATCGCCATAGGGATTTGCAGCACACCAGCTGCATTTATGGCTTCGAAAAATACCCCTTCGGATGTTGACGCATTACCAATAGTACCAAAGGCTACCTCATTACCATTAACAGAAAAATGCTTTAAATAATCTAATTCCTTATTGTTTCTAAATAATTTTGAAGCATAAGCTAAACCAACTAAACGAGCCATTTGGCCACCAGTTGGAGAAATATCCGACGAACAGTTCTTAATCTGCGTTAAATCATTCCAGCTTCCATCTTCATTTATTGATTTTGTTGCAAAATGACAGTTCATTTGTCTTCCACCAGAAAACGGATCAGCTCCATTTGTCGGATTTGCATACAATTGAGCAAAGAATTGTTTGATGGTTGAAATGCCCGTTGCAAAGGCAAAAGTTTGATCGCGATAATAGCCAGAACGCCAATCGCCATTTTTAAATGCCTTAGCCATAGCAACTTGAGGAACTTCTTTTCCATCACCAAAAATACCGAATTTGGCTTTTCCGGTCAGGACCTCCCTACGACCTAAAACGCTGGCCTGCCTACTTTCAAAAGCGATTTTATAATCCCCGATAACGATTGATTTGAAATCGTTAAAACTTAATTCAGAAGCATCAGTAGAGTTGGTTTTCAAATTTTCATTCTGCATCGTAATCAAATATTGGTTGTTGCAAATATAGATAAAAATAAAAGTTTGCCTTTATCTACTATTGTAATATTATGTATGGAAAAGCAAAATAAAATTGGAATAGTTTTTGTTTTGCTTAGAAAAGATTAAATTTGTTTTAATAAGTAGAAAAAATAAATCAAACGATAACATGAAAAAGATCTTAGTATTATTAACTTTTGTATTGGCTTTTGGAATAGGCGCCAATGCTCAAACAGCTTCTAAACCTGCTGAT is drawn from Pedobacter mucosus and contains these coding sequences:
- a CDS encoding alpha-ketoacid dehydrogenase subunit alpha/beta — protein: MQNENLKTNSTDASELSFNDFKSIVIGDYKIAFESRQASVLGRREVLTGKAKFGIFGDGKEVPQVAMAKAFKNGDWRSGYYRDQTFAFATGISTIKQFFAQLYANPTNGADPFSGGRQMNCHFATKSINEDGSWNDLTQIKNCSSDISPTGGQMARLVGLAYASKLFRNNKELDYLKHFSVNGNEVAFGTIGNASTSEGVFFEAINAAGVLQIPMAISIWDDAYGISVPAKYQTTKEDISEVLKGFQRDEKNPGYEIYKVKGWDYPALCEVYETAINICRAEHVPVFIHVTELTQPQGHSTSGSHERYKSKDRLTWESEHDCILKMREWMLESAIATEEEIADVEKQAKIFVRNAQKEAWNEFLDSIKPEQKQVVDLISALAKNQPELSKIASHLASTADAQRKEVFSAARKSIRLSANNKSAERDELIKWYQTQAAINFDRYNSKLHTDGKDSPKMIPVIDAVYNDLSKMVDGREVLNACFNENFARDQRLVAFGEDLGNIGDVNQGFAGLQAKYGELRVTDTGIREMTIMGQGIGLAMRGLKPIAEIQYLDYLIFALNVLSDDLASLSYRTKGIQKAPVIIRTRGHRLEGVWHSGSPISMLLGSLRGIHLCVPRNMTQASGMYNTLFRADEPAVVIECLNGYRLKEKLPENVGDFTIPLGYAEVLEEGADITVISYGSTLRIVQEAAEELAAFGISVEIIDPQTLLPFDITNVCGTSLAKTNKLLIVDEDVPGGASAYILQQVLEGQKGYFHLDGQPRTLTAKAHRPPFGSDGDYFSKPSVDDVIEIIYEMMHDANPNKFPKIY